A segment of the Necator americanus strain Aroian chromosome IV, whole genome shotgun sequence genome:
CTTGTACTGAAGGTTCAAACTGTAGAAGTAAATGAGTAGACTATTGTTAATTGAGCTATCTGTTCTGATAGCTGATATCTGATGTAATCTTAGGATATTTATCAGGAACAATCTAGATGCCAATTTGTCAACGCCGGTAGGATTGAAGGCTTGATTGGCCCTAGGTGGTTTCCATGCAGTTCAGGCGTCCTGGAATTCTCCATCGTACACCTTGTCATGCTTATTTTTATGAGTAAGATGTGCTAAAGATCTGTATGGACAGACTTGTTTCAACATCAATGAATTGGTCGCCTTAAGTTAGGCTTCTATCCTCTAATTCATTTGTTTCCAGAAATAGACGAAGTAAAAACTACACGCATGAGCAACAACTACGGTTCCTAACCAGCTCCTCTATTGAAGCACAAGTTGCAACTTTCCTGCGAAATTCATCAAGATTTGATGAACAGTACGTAGTCAAGCATCACCAAGACAGGTGTTCTATATAGTTGggccagaaaaaaacagtaataggGTTTTCATAACGGAATCCTCTCATCAGAGGAAACAGAGTATCTGGAAGTGAAcagattcaaaaaatgatCGAGCCAAGAAAAGTTAATCACGCAATCAGTGGCTTGATGCTACCGCGTGTCGCAATCGCCCACATATTCATTGGAATGTGTCGCCCAGAATCTACCTATTCGTCATAGTTCCACACCATCCACTTcagaatttctgttttctacaatTCGGTCTGGGACCCTGCGTTATCTGCAGTTCGGAGCGACAAACAATTTTTGTTGCGTAAGACTCCATGTTCCTTTCAGGCATACGAAGCTAGCGGTTGTGATCCCGGTGGCTGCTCATCCATTTCAGCAGTCTGATTACAACAAGCTCGtgccccacctcgatcgcagaCGTTATCTAAGTCGCGTcatttcgagcgcaaccgcttgcgcaactgcaccaagcttcaaaGCATATGTTCATATGCTTGACCGCAACCAAATCCATCGCATGCAAGTTAAGATCAACCTCGTGTGAGCAGCCCACCAACCAtattaggaaaaataaagCCGGCGAGGTTGAAAAGGTAGGCACTTTACTGCTTCACTTTCATGCACATTCCCAGAGGCACCCACAAAGGGCCCCATATGCTCGCAACCGCAGCTTTGAATACAACCGAACACGTTATGATGTCGTGCGtcacgtttaaaggcatcaccccacgaatctgaggtggtgcagatttcagggggagtattcgtttacgggatcgtagattagagagagagagggtgattccgtccatttcttccttattgccgtaataaacggcccggaagatacggcttcattcgctttggcgcaccattttgtacaagaggttcgattggagcgcgccagtcatgtgcggcgccgcatcttccgggccgttttttacggcaattagcaagaaacggacggaatcaccctctctccctaatctacgatcccgtatacgaatactccacttgaaatctgcaccacctcagattcgtggggtgatgcctttaacgcctCGCGACTACCTTCTTGATGAAGTTAGTATGTGATTAATTCTGAAACTATTCTGGCTGAGACAACAGCATCATTGACTGTCATGATCCAGCGAATTAGGTAGAGTATGTAAGATAGTAACATAGATTGGAACCATACCATACTGGTTGCTTGGAACTTCAACGTCTTCTAGTTCTCCGCGAAAATCATCGTCTGTGGtatgaaatattattttgtgCAGTAATAGTTCACTACGTTAGTTAAGAATTCTAATTCTGGGAAAATCTATTACCTTCAAACAGGAAATCGTCGTCACTGATGTCATCTATCAATTGTCCtagaaaaatctattttacTCGTAACTCGTAACGTAACACATTGTGAACAATAAAAGCTATTCTATTCAGCCATTTTCTTAACAAGCCgtaaattaagaaaagaatCCAAAATTCGCTTCATCGGTGTAACATAACTTTGTGGGATTTTCACTATGGTGTTTTTTGAATATGCTTTTTACaggcagcgtaccacaaaTCCGACGTAGTGAGGGAATTCGCAggagaagctagagatgggaatgcagattgcgggatccgggatggttccgctcatctctcctcaatcgtcgtagaaaatggggtgggaaccctcctacgaggtacgttagaaagCTTCTTCATGTACACCTTCCTGTCCTTTCAGCAGCCCActtattggtttcacttggatAAGTTGGCGAGGAGACGTCACAGATTTTCGCTGCTCGCATTAGGAAGCGGTGCGTACGTAGGGGTAGCTGaaatccttttaaaaaaaacgtcgtctcccgagggtggcgcgctgcgaCTGAAatcgttgttaaaaaaaacactatcttccaagccgtttttttcttacgacgacGACAAtgtacaaccccatctctaagTTTTCTCGCCAATTCCCTCACCTCGCcgaattcgtggtatgctgcctttaaagcagcTGTGATAAGAACTGCTTATATATTCTCGCTTTTTCTGAACTTACAGCAAGTACTGTGGGCTTTTACTATCTACTTgtcgtttcttcttctcatctcGTCTCATTTTGGTATGGAAGGACTAAAACTAACATGAAAGTTCCATTCTCTTCtcttgatttaaaaaagaatcccTTTTTTATGGAACTTCCTCACTTAATGGCATGACATTAGTGAAATTGCTCTGAATTAAATTGGACGTTCTcttttcagtaaaaaaaaaacagtaaaagttCCCTAGTTCTTACATCCCTCATATGCTCATGGTGCATGACATTCCGTTTCGCAGGGTTCCAAATTTAGTAAGGTGATTTGACAGGAAGGTTGGgaagatttgaagaaatgCGCCCAATTTCATCTACAGATCTTATCAGACTCTTACGGATCGCCTTATTTTGACCGATTTTGTACGCAGAAGGAGCGGCTGTGGTGTTTGTTACGATACGCCTACGATCAATGTTGAGAAGGAAATCCCATCTCCAATGTTGGCCGTCCCTAGCAGCGCGGCTCAGTGGGTGTAGAGAAAACCTTAGaatccttcatttttgttccTCACCATTTCTGTCCTTGTCACGATCATCTTCATCCTTAATATATGATCTAATAATGATCTCAAAAGAGTACACCGCCTTATAGCTCAAAGAACACCTGAGCACACGACGACAGGATCAGGAAAGACGCCAAGAGAGCGAACCGCATTGTGATGTTGTGGTAATGACCTTACTTTACATTCCATCCGCTTTATATAGAGACGTTATCACCAGTATAAGTGTTGAGAAACGTGCAAACAACGTTATCAACAAATGACAGCACGTTTCGAGCGTGTTTATACAGCCAGTATTCAAAACAACCAAAAGCTGGGTGCCTCGATGggtacagtagggtcaaaacgacaagaagcacgtgcgcaattgcgtacgcagatTTCTCGAGCCGCTTTGGTGGatcgtagcggctaggagtgtggtgaaacccttgctgacaccaccgATTGCTGCactttgcgacggtcccacctcggttccaactactgtctccaccgcgccgtttggAGCGCGTGCGCAAATGCACTGCAACTACACTCGGGATTCAACTCGCTTTGACCCGATtcaagggtcccacctcgctCGTAGGCGCTAACTCCAGTACTGACCTCAGCCACTTGCACTGCCGCATCACGTATCAGAGCCCGTATTCAATAGAATCGTTCCTTCTCTAGCAAAAAATGTGCTTTTGGTGGATACAATGctatccaataaaaattttgttcgcCAACAATTATATAGAGAGGAAATATGTTTCCACTCGTTCTGAAACTGGAAATGTTTTTGCAGTAAGCAGCTAAGTCCGTCAACGAAGTGCCATTGAAGCGAGTTTGCATCAGCAAACGAGCCAAGTAACATTGGATTGCACTATTGAATGGTTTTGTCTCTATCTTATTTATCCTACCAAACACAGATGTATTGGATACGGGCTCAGGTCGTTGTGACCCGCCCAGGCAACCTCTGCTCTGTGGTAGCACCACAGTTGATGGGCCACAGATAAACAAACTGTGCAAGAATAAACGGCTTACGGCGCAAATGAATAGCAATTTCCTGGAGAAGCTTGATCAAATAAACTCCTGGAGAAGCATGATTGGACGAACATTTCTCATCCACCTCATCAGCCTCGTTAGTTCACGtcaggcatcaccccacgaatctgaggtggtgcagatttcgggtggagtattcgtatacgggatgggagactatggagaggggggtgattctgtccatttcttcctaagtgccgtaaaaaacggcccggaagatgcggcgccgcacaaggctggcgcgctccagtcgaactccctgtataaaatagtgcgccaaaacgcctgaagccgtatcttccgggccgttttttacggcaattaggaagaaatggatagaatcactcttctccccataatctactatgccgtatacgaatactccacctgaaacaccaaatgaaatccgtactatagtcgggtcactacgaaatgaaacacgagtgtagttgatgtgcatttgcgtacgcgctcgaaacggcgctgtggaggcagcagtaggaaccgaggtgggcccgtcgccaactgcagcgatgggtgatgccagcaaggatttcaccactctcctagccactacgttccaccggagcgcctcgaaagaagccgcgtacgcaattgcgtacgtgtttcatgtcgttttgaccctactatacctcagattcgtggagtgatgcctttaagtaatcAGCTGATACAGCCATGTTATTCCGACACTCAGAGTTTCCACGTTCTCTTTATCGGGCGCGaggtttggcggctctgcacTGCGAGTAGCCTTAGCAGTACTGGCACAGTCGAACTACCCACCCCCGATGACACCAAATACAATACACAGAGCAGTTCGATTCTGTCGCGTCAGatcccccaactacactttcccCAACACTGCATTCTTCCTGCCTTCAAGGATCTTTAATAAAGATTAAGTATGACCACTTTCTTCTCTCAACACAGACAGTTTCATCGTAGTAGCgaacaatgaacaaaaaaaatggccGTTTATTTCATAACTAGATCCGTAAAGGTCCAgagagatttttgttttctgaaaaagcCAGATGTTTCGGCGGAAAGTGGAGCGGTGTCGTGACCAGCTAGCGAGTTCTGCAAACGGAAATTATGCTAGCcttaaaaattgaaggaaatgaaGATTTCTAGCTGTTTTCTGTTTCCGGTTTGCCCTGAATTTCTCGATCTCTTgatgtttttgtgtttgtggCAGTCACGTTCTTTTTGTTCCGTCTTTTCGCAGCTAAGGGAGCCTTTTCCCCAAGGCGTTCACCATGACTCTTGTGTATCGAACGAATTCTCCTGTTtgtatgtcgttttgatttctGTGATCTCGGTCGATTCGCATCATTTTTCGTAGATGTGCTGcccttttcttttgatttgttttcggacaatccttcaatttttcgGTTTTCCTCGTATCGATTTGACCAAGGATCATTGTAGCGCTGTTTTGTAACCTGCGACAGAGATCCACTTATTACTTCGATTGGTTCTGATCCGATATCGCCTTCATGCCATTTCGATTCATGGGTATTCGAATCGGTCACATCATCTGCGTCTAGATGTAGATGTATATAATTCCTCAGAGCAATTTTCTAGTATCAAATGAACATAGGTTACTTCTCTCACCTTTCGCTTTTACACTCCATGCACTCCATGGATATTTTTCTACCTTTGACCAGTGATTCTTCCCTTCTCTCAGGTGCTGAAAAGCAGGTTATGTTCGTAGTTGAGCCTTTTTTCATGTTAGTTTTTGCCACACAAAAATGGAACATGATTCGTCGGTGGATTCACATCAACTGTTGTCTGTGAACTAACCTGATTCCTCGCAACTCTCTTTACGTGCTTGCCGAAGGATGGACCTCTAGTCTTTGCATTCGAAGGCGTGTCGTTCAGGTCGCCATGAAACTCGTAAGATTTGCGACCATTCACATGATTTCTTTGGTCCCAAAACAGATATGTTAGATCGTTTTGGGTGCCAAAGAGATGAAGTCTCCCACTTCAGCAACTTTTTTGGTACAAGACAAGCATATGAAAATGCACAGGAGCAGAGCACGCCGCATAGTGACTTTGAAGAACCTCACTAACCTACTCTTCCTTTTATAAGCGGTGTAATGAACATTATCGAAGCGGTCTATCAGTGATACGCCGAAGCGGTATTTAAACTCACAATATCAATACAGGTGCAGTCCTTTTACTTCGAGATATCTCAGAAGGAGGTTGTTCGGATTCATTCTTCTCTCATATTTGAGAATACTCCTGGAGAATAGTGTATGGAGATTCTATCtccgtcaaaaaaaaaaacttgtaattAATCAACTAAGGGCATGC
Coding sequences within it:
- a CDS encoding hypothetical protein (NECATOR_CHRIV.G14791.T1) — its product is MFITPLIKGRVGYGRLHLFGTQNDLTYLFWDQRNHVNGRKSYEFHGDLNDTPSNAKTRGPSFGKHVKRVARNQHLREGKNHWSKVEKYPWSAWSVKAKDADDVTDSNTHESKWHEGDIGSEPIEVISGSLSQVTKQRYNDPWSNRYEENRKIEGLSENKSKEKGSTSTKNDANRPRSQKSKRHTNRRIRSIHKSHGERLGEKAPLAAKRRNKKNVTATNTKTSRDREIQGKPETENS